Proteins from one Cicer arietinum cultivar CDC Frontier isolate Library 1 chromosome 3, Cicar.CDCFrontier_v2.0, whole genome shotgun sequence genomic window:
- the LOC101494038 gene encoding V-type proton ATPase subunit G1-like: protein MASNRGQGGIQQLLSAEQEAQQIVNAAKNEKLARLKQAKEEAEKEIAEHRTHLDSQFQKKVSASSGDSGANVKRLEQETDIKIHQLKTEAGRISGDVVDMLLKYVTTVKN from the exons ATGGCATCCAACAGGGGTCAAGGTGGAATTCAACAGTTGTTGTCTGCTGAACAAGAAGCACAACAGATTGTGAATGCTGCAAAAAACG AAAAATTGGCTAGGCTGAAACAGGCGAAAGAAGAGGCTGAAAAGGAGATTGCTGAACATCGAACTCATTTGGACAGCCAGTTTCAAAAGAAAGTATCAGCG AGCAGTGGAGATTCAGGTGCTAATGTCAAGCGACTTGAGCAAGAGACTGATATAAAGATCCATCAATTGAAAACCGAGGCTGGTAGAATTTCGGGGGATGTTGTTGACATGCTTCTCAAGTATGTAACAACCGTGAAGAACTAG
- the LOC101494566 gene encoding aquaporin PIP2-5-like, whose protein sequence is MAKDIQTEPQTALPNKDYQDPPPAPLFDTSELSQWSFYRALIAEFVATLLFLYVTVATVIGYNSQTDPAHNGTACDGVGILGIAWAFGGMIFVLVYCTAGISGGHINPAVTFGLFLARKVSLIRAILYMVVQCLGAICGVGLVKGFQKSYYNRYKGGANMLSNGYSKGTGLGAEIIGTFFLVYTVFSATDPKRNARDSHVPVLAPLPIGFAVFVVHLATIPITGTGINPARSLGAAVIYNNHKAWDHHWIFWVGPFIGAAIAAIYHQFVLRAQAAKALGSFKSSSNL, encoded by the exons ATGGCTAAAGACATTCAAACCGAACCTCAAACTGCTTTGCCAAACAAAGACTACCAAGATCCACCACCTGCTCCACTCTTCGACACCTCTGAACTCTCCCAGTGGTCTTTCTACAGAGCTCTCATCGCCGAGTTCGTTGCCACTCTCCTCTTCCTCTACGTCACCGTCGCCACTGTCATTGGCTACAACTCTCAAACCGACCCAGCTCATAACGGCACCGCCTGTGACGGTGTCGGCATCCTCGGCATCGCTTGGGCCTTCGGTGGCATGATTTTTGTCCTTGTCTACTGCACCGCCGGCATATCTG GGGGACACATAAATCCGGCGGTGACATTTGGGTTGTTTCTGGCGAGAAAGGTATCGTTGATTAGAGCAATATTATACATGGTGGTTCAATGTTTAGGAGCAATATGTGGTGTTGGGTTAGTAAAAGGTTTTCAGAAAAGTTACTACAATAGGTACAAAGGTGGTGCAAATATGTTATCTAATGGGTACAGTAAGGGAACAGGGTTAGGTGCTGAGATCATTGGAACCTTTTTTCTTGTCTACACCGTTTTCTCTGCCACTGATCCTAAGAGAAATGCTAGAGACTCTCATGTTCCC GTTTTGGCACCACTTCCAATTGGTTTTGCTGTGTTTGTGGTTCACCTTGCTACTATTCCTATCACTGGAACTGGTATCAACCCTGCTAGAAGCCTTGGAGCTGCTGTCATATACAACAATCACAAGGCATGGGATCACCAT TGGATATTCTGGGTTGGACCCTTTATTGGTGCTGCCATTGCTGCAATTTACCACCAGTTTGTGTTGAGAGCACAAGCGGCAAAGGCTTTGGGTTCTTTCAAGAGTTCTTCAAACCTTTAA